One region of Methanosarcinales archaeon genomic DNA includes:
- a CDS encoding TIGR04255 family protein produces the protein MIKLTNPPLVEAIFELRWNLQEIEHGIKKDPEYKLLVGRIFENVKTDFPSYEQLPTANMPDEMAGYIIQHRFRKNKDEWPLIQIGPGIITLNDTEEYLWENFKEKIVYLLETLYDTYPDAETNLTVSGLVLRYIDAVPFDFDNDDIFVYLKEKFKVDVNLYQKLFEDEKVKAFPKGLDLKFSFDSEIPKGRMNLRFARGKKKEVDALIWETIVQSIPEDTPNNKDEIVSWTNDAHDLTKDWFCNLIKGELMELFK, from the coding sequence ATGATAAAACTAACTAATCCACCACTTGTTGAGGCAATATTTGAATTAAGGTGGAATCTTCAAGAAATTGAACATGGAATAAAAAAAGACCCAGAATATAAGTTACTGGTGGGCAGGATATTTGAAAACGTTAAGACAGATTTTCCTTCTTATGAGCAATTACCCACAGCTAATATGCCTGATGAAATGGCTGGATATATTATTCAACATCGGTTTAGGAAGAATAAAGATGAATGGCCTCTCATTCAAATTGGTCCTGGAATTATCACTCTTAATGACACTGAAGAATATTTATGGGAGAACTTTAAAGAAAAGATAGTCTATTTGTTGGAAACATTATATGACACATATCCTGATGCAGAAACAAATTTGACCGTTAGTGGATTGGTTTTAAGGTATATTGATGCTGTTCCCTTTGACTTTGATAATGATGACATTTTTGTGTATTTAAAAGAAAAGTTTAAAGTGGATGTGAATTTATATCAAAAACTTTTCGAAGATGAAAAAGTAAAAGCGTTTCCTAAAGGTCTTGATTTAAAATTCTCTTTTGATTCTGAAATACCTAAAGGAAGAATGAATCTAAGATTTGCACGGGGTAAGAAGAAAGAAGTAGATGCCTTGATATGGGAAACGATTGTTCAGTCCATTCCAGAAGATACGCCTAATAACAAGGACGAAATTGTATCATGGACAAATGATGCGCATGATCTAACAAAAGATTGGTTCTGTAACTTAATAAAGGGGGAATTAATGGAGTTGTTTAAATGA
- a CDS encoding VapC toxin family PIN domain ribonuclease — protein MKNNDKVKKRAQQVILTGDDIFIDGISYYEIKRGLLYRDANNQLSFFNELCKRYELVLLNSQSIFDRAASIYAELRRKGKYPHDADILIASIADTGKFTLVSNNVTHFNDIQDLKIEDWLN, from the coding sequence ATGAAAAATAATGATAAAGTAAAAAAGAGAGCCCAACAAGTTATCCTCACAGGTGATGATATTTTTATAGATGGCATAAGCTATTATGAGATTAAACGTGGACTACTTTACAGAGATGCAAATAATCAATTAAGTTTTTTTAATGAATTATGTAAAAGATATGAGTTGGTGTTACTAAACAGTCAATCTATTTTTGACCGTGCTGCCAGTATATATGCTGAATTAAGACGCAAGGGGAAATACCCACATGACGCTGATATTTTAATAGCTTCAATTGCAGACACTGGAAAATTTACTCTTGTATCAAACAATGTTACTCATTTTAATGATATTCAAGATTTGAAAATTGAGGATTGGTTAAATTAA
- a CDS encoding type II toxin-antitoxin system HicB family antitoxin, with amino-acid sequence MQFTVKLEESDEGGYTVQCLELPAAISEGDTKEEALENIKEAIQLVLEVTQEQARSYTEVFKVEVAST; translated from the coding sequence ATGCAGTTTACTGTAAAACTTGAAGAATCTGATGAAGGTGGATATACGGTCCAATGTCTAGAACTTCCTGCCGCAATAAGTGAAGGAGATACCAAAGAAGAAGCTTTGGAAAATATTAAAGAAGCTATTCAGTTGGTTCTTGAAGTTACTCAGGAGCAAGCACGGTCGTATACAGAAGTCTTTAAGGTGGAAGTTGCCAGTACCTAA
- a CDS encoding NAD(P)/FAD-dependent oxidoreductase, whose translation MDNYDVIVIGGGISGLMSALTLSKHGKKVLVLEKRSGVGGNCNSYNVDGFQVDTGVHAITHLRTGPLRRLMDQYFDYIPVFLDHGKYHIRTNKGLFKLPSNLKEFAKFDVLPKMDRLLLSQAITKAVTQTTFGVDLSAQSVLDYLPKGLSHDSLDFIDAVSYSLSGKSMKETSVHRILAGSSFMRESVPENFWEDEEVAKSYLELITDHLTGSQVREHLSVLSRLTTNNIGYAQAYPRKGLKAFLNAVLYSLPETVEIKTSSKVSRINTEDGAVKEVVTPEGIYDADVVVYTGFAKELPLIMDNLPTSYLKDLENIVLTLSMTIWIGLDAKLPEFDYIGSEIWFKPRAYWAMPISNYEASIAPKGKQLVGFTFVVDESIPLNEDKKLMYQTILGAIPGIEDHIEMVHYQVTIPEKAAVTIDGYFAEIRSPIRNLYIAGTDADNRSMGITRAGYSVLELLKVMRNDHHIE comes from the coding sequence ATGGACAATTATGATGTGATCGTAATAGGTGGAGGTATCAGCGGATTGATGTCTGCCCTCACTCTATCAAAACACGGGAAAAAAGTGCTGGTGCTTGAAAAACGCAGTGGTGTCGGGGGAAACTGTAATAGTTACAATGTAGACGGTTTCCAGGTAGATACGGGAGTACATGCCATAACCCACCTCAGGACAGGCCCCTTACGCCGTCTTATGGACCAGTATTTCGACTACATCCCTGTATTTTTGGATCATGGAAAATATCATATCAGGACAAATAAAGGTCTTTTCAAGTTACCTTCCAATTTAAAAGAGTTTGCTAAGTTCGATGTATTACCAAAAATGGACAGGTTGCTATTGAGCCAGGCTATTACCAAGGCAGTGACCCAGACCACCTTTGGAGTAGATCTGAGCGCCCAGTCAGTATTGGATTATCTTCCTAAAGGGCTTTCCCATGACTCATTGGATTTTATTGATGCCGTCAGTTATTCACTATCAGGAAAATCCATGAAAGAGACCTCAGTACACAGGATATTAGCAGGTAGCAGCTTTATGAGAGAAAGTGTACCAGAAAATTTCTGGGAAGATGAAGAGGTGGCTAAATCTTATCTGGAATTGATCACAGATCATTTAACAGGCAGTCAGGTAAGGGAACATTTATCTGTGCTGAGCAGGCTGACCACGAATAATATTGGATACGCCCAGGCATATCCCAGAAAAGGTCTCAAAGCTTTTCTCAATGCTGTCTTATATTCATTGCCTGAAACAGTTGAGATCAAGACATCATCAAAGGTGAGCAGAATAAATACAGAGGATGGTGCTGTAAAAGAAGTGGTCACTCCTGAAGGTATTTATGACGCAGATGTGGTGGTCTATACAGGTTTTGCGAAAGAACTGCCCTTAATTATGGACAATCTGCCAACATCGTATCTAAAAGACCTTGAAAATATTGTCCTGACTCTTAGCATGACCATATGGATAGGGCTTGATGCAAAGCTGCCCGAATTTGATTATATTGGTTCTGAGATATGGTTCAAACCCAGGGCATACTGGGCCATGCCGATCAGTAATTATGAAGCTTCTATAGCACCCAAAGGTAAGCAGTTGGTGGGTTTTACTTTTGTGGTGGATGAATCGATACCCCTGAACGAAGACAAGAAATTGATGTATCAAACCATATTGGGGGCAATACCAGGAATAGAGGACCACATTGAGATGGTACATTACCAGGTAACCATACCTGAAAAAGCGGCAGTGACCATAGACGGTTATTTTGCAGAGATAAGATCCCCTATCAGGAATCTATACATTGCAGGGACTGATGCTGATAATCGAAGCATGGGAATTACCAGGGCCGGATATTCGGTACTGGAATTATTGAAGGTTATGCGAAATGATCATCACATAGAATGA
- the scpB gene encoding SMC-Scp complex subunit ScpB: MGDREIIEAALFAAGTPIDEATLKELVGKRKKVTRIIKALMEEYSSRDTGLEILELEGKYVMQVKHEYADLVRSVAPKELSSPVLRTLSMIAYHQPILQSDLVEIRGSSAYDHFRELEGRGLIKREPVGRSKIITTSPGFSEYFGLESSDPEYIKQKIIQMAREQGQIPLDKWLGVKKPIGVTRGYLSLMFLLGIEDFKVVDPYKPTQEEEQRMKGIGKLVISKGYGEKVAEYFNGEIIEIRAVTFDDLLETLGFLYPMGQKDKGLQAIERVKKLKSEYLSKSLGVSARVKPATDMVARLIADMKLNVSNDGLLVAPDYGLSSGGMNVSEGADILVPTHQNASQDIIERVYRRYDAILNGIAQKDFNA; this comes from the coding sequence ATAGGGGACCGGGAGATCATTGAAGCGGCCCTGTTCGCTGCAGGGACTCCGATAGATGAAGCTACCTTAAAGGAACTGGTAGGCAAGCGAAAAAAAGTCACCCGGATCATCAAAGCGCTGATGGAGGAGTATTCATCCCGGGATACGGGTCTTGAGATCCTTGAACTGGAAGGCAAATATGTAATGCAGGTCAAACACGAATATGCGGACCTGGTGAGAAGCGTGGCGCCAAAGGAATTGTCTTCACCCGTGCTTCGGACCCTGTCCATGATAGCCTATCATCAGCCCATACTCCAGAGCGACCTGGTCGAGATCAGGGGGAGTTCTGCCTATGACCATTTCAGGGAACTGGAAGGGCGGGGCCTGATCAAGAGAGAGCCTGTAGGCCGCAGCAAGATCATTACAACATCCCCTGGATTTTCAGAATATTTCGGCCTGGAATCCAGCGATCCCGAGTATATCAAACAAAAGATCATCCAGATGGCCCGGGAACAGGGTCAGATCCCGCTGGATAAATGGCTTGGTGTGAAAAAACCTATTGGTGTGACCAGAGGGTACCTGTCCCTGATGTTCCTGCTGGGTATCGAGGATTTCAAAGTTGTGGATCCATATAAACCCACACAGGAAGAAGAACAGCGCATGAAGGGAATTGGAAAACTGGTAATCTCAAAAGGTTACGGAGAAAAGGTTGCAGAATATTTTAATGGGGAGATCATAGAGATCCGGGCGGTAACCTTTGATGATTTATTAGAAACCCTGGGATTTCTTTATCCAATGGGACAGAAAGACAAGGGACTTCAAGCTATTGAGCGGGTCAAGAAATTGAAATCAGAATATTTATCAAAATCACTGGGAGTGTCTGCCAGGGTAAAACCTGCTACAGATATGGTGGCCCGTCTTATCGCTGATATGAAACTTAATGTATCCAATGACGGGTTGCTGGTAGCTCCTGATTATGGCCTGTCCAGTGGTGGTATGAATGTTTCAGAAGGGGCCGACATACTGGTACCTACACACCAGAATGCTTCCCAGGATATTATTGAACGGGTGTACCGGCGTTATGATGCCATTCTGAACGGTATAGCACAAAAAGATTTTAACGCATGA
- a CDS encoding segregation/condensation protein A has product MDEIIGIPITKDLTGPEQDEYEEPVEILVKLAQEGEIDPWNIDIVDVTDKFFQHIEEMERMDLRISGRTLHYAAMLIRMKSAILVEEPVIEDDDSWVDDFDFMDVEDYPVPKIPIRRHSQRPVTLDELIMELEKAEVVERRRSLRTDTRKNLEMNRHTTEQVLGIAHEEDIEGRMKELQKELRSTLKDKNYTTLTEIAEGDRSHKLMTYVSLLFLANSKEIWLEQEELFGELFISYPAEVCS; this is encoded by the coding sequence ATGGATGAAATAATCGGTATACCGATTACAAAGGACTTAACAGGTCCTGAACAGGATGAGTATGAGGAACCTGTAGAGATCCTGGTAAAACTGGCACAGGAAGGTGAAATTGACCCCTGGAACATCGATATTGTTGACGTGACCGATAAATTCTTTCAGCATATTGAAGAGATGGAGCGAATGGATTTGAGGATATCGGGCAGGACCCTCCATTATGCAGCCATGTTGATCAGGATGAAATCAGCGATCCTGGTTGAAGAACCTGTTATTGAGGATGATGATTCCTGGGTGGATGATTTTGATTTTATGGATGTTGAAGACTACCCGGTTCCCAAGATCCCTATTCGCCGTCATTCCCAGCGTCCAGTGACCCTGGATGAACTGATAATGGAACTTGAGAAGGCAGAAGTGGTAGAACGCCGCCGTTCACTGCGCACGGATACCAGGAAAAACCTGGAAATGAACCGGCATACCACAGAACAGGTACTGGGTATAGCCCATGAAGAGGATATCGAGGGCAGGATGAAGGAATTGCAAAAAGAGCTAAGATCAACATTGAAAGATAAGAATTATACCACCCTGACCGAAATAGCTGAAGGGGATCGTTCTCATAAATTGATGACTTATGTCTCTTTATTATTCCTGGCCAATTCAAAGGAAATATGGCTTGAGCAGGAAGAACTCTTTGGTGAATTGTTTATCAGTTATCCTGCGGAGGTATGCTCATAG
- the gyrA gene encoding DNA gyrase subunit A, protein MTSDEFEEDITGEEITGEESPNNVEGQERDKIIPLNIEDEMKNSYIDYAMSVIVGRALPDVRDGLKPVHRRILFGMKEQGMTHDKPYKKSARIVGDVMGKYHPHGDAAIYDTMVRMAQDFNLRYPLADGQGNFGSIDGDSAAAMRYTEIRMSRIAEEMLADIDKDTVDFVPNYDGSMEEPVVLPSKLPNLLVNGSTGIAVGMATNMPPHNLTEIIDAVNLSIDDPEVSFEQLMSVVKGPDFPTGANIFGTAGIVSAYKTGKGIVKIRAKTRVEDLKNKEAIIIDEVPYQVNKAKLIENIAELVKDKKISGITDLRDESDRDGIRVVIELSRGTNADVVVNQLYKHTQMESTFGIINLALVDNQPQVLTLKQLIQYFIDHRVKVITRRSQFELEKARKRAHILEGLQIALDNIDQVISLIRASATVDEAREGLIANFELSEEQAKAILDMRLQRLTGLEREKIDKEHKDLMETIKWLLELLADRDKILTLIKEELSEIKEQYGNPRRTQIIEGGVSLENEDLIPVEDVVVTISNSGYIKRQPIDTYKQQHRGGRGIIGMDTKEADFVEDLFVASTHDYILFFTDRGRIHWLKVYAIPDASRQSRGKAIINLIEVASNEKITAQIPVKSFEDGQYLVMATRCGVVNKTELSAFKNPRRGGIIAINLDEGDELQTVKLTDGSKDIIIGTRHGKAIRFSETDVRVTGRSSRGVRGIRLVGDNHVVGMDIVKEDTTLLTITENGFGKRTPFEEYRNINRGGQGVITITTNFRNGLVVDVKAVNENDELMVTTSNGIIIRLPVSDIRVQGRNTQGVKIMNVKGSDKVMAVARIMGEVSDIEKDNIL, encoded by the coding sequence TTGACATCTGATGAGTTTGAAGAAGATATTACCGGGGAAGAAATTACCGGGGAAGAATCTCCGAATAATGTAGAGGGGCAAGAAAGGGACAAGATCATACCCCTGAATATCGAAGACGAGATGAAAAACTCGTATATAGATTATGCCATGAGCGTTATTGTGGGCAGGGCACTGCCTGATGTACGTGACGGTTTGAAACCTGTCCACAGGCGCATCCTGTTCGGCATGAAAGAACAGGGCATGACCCATGACAAACCATACAAGAAATCTGCAAGGATCGTGGGTGACGTTATGGGTAAGTACCATCCCCACGGTGACGCAGCCATCTATGACACTATGGTCAGGATGGCCCAGGATTTCAACCTGCGCTACCCCCTGGCAGACGGCCAGGGTAACTTCGGGTCCATTGACGGGGATTCTGCAGCAGCCATGCGTTACACTGAGATCAGGATGTCCCGCATTGCAGAAGAGATGCTTGCTGATATTGACAAGGATACTGTGGATTTCGTACCCAATTATGACGGCAGCATGGAAGAACCAGTGGTGCTACCTTCAAAGCTGCCCAACCTGCTGGTGAACGGCAGTACAGGGATTGCAGTGGGTATGGCCACCAATATGCCACCCCACAACCTGACCGAGATCATTGATGCCGTGAATTTGAGCATCGACGACCCTGAAGTAAGTTTTGAACAACTGATGAGCGTGGTTAAGGGTCCCGATTTTCCAACAGGGGCCAATATCTTTGGCACTGCCGGGATAGTCAGTGCATACAAGACCGGAAAGGGTATTGTAAAGATCAGGGCCAAGACCAGGGTTGAAGATCTGAAAAATAAAGAGGCCATCATCATCGATGAGGTGCCCTACCAGGTGAACAAGGCCAAGCTCATCGAGAACATAGCCGAACTGGTCAAGGACAAGAAAATATCGGGCATTACTGACCTGAGGGATGAATCAGACAGGGACGGTATCCGTGTAGTAATTGAGCTTAGCAGGGGTACAAATGCCGATGTGGTTGTGAACCAGTTATATAAACACACCCAGATGGAATCCACCTTCGGTATCATCAACCTGGCACTGGTGGACAACCAGCCCCAGGTATTGACATTAAAGCAGCTCATCCAGTATTTTATCGATCATCGTGTGAAGGTCATCACGCGCCGCAGCCAGTTCGAACTGGAGAAAGCAAGAAAACGAGCCCATATCCTGGAAGGACTTCAGATCGCCCTGGACAACATCGACCAGGTGATCAGCCTGATCAGGGCATCTGCGACGGTTGATGAAGCCAGGGAAGGGCTTATAGCCAATTTTGAACTGTCTGAGGAGCAGGCCAAAGCCATCCTGGATATGAGACTCCAGAGGCTGACAGGTCTTGAGAGGGAGAAGATCGATAAAGAGCATAAGGACCTGATGGAGACCATCAAATGGTTGCTAGAGTTGCTGGCAGACAGGGACAAGATATTGACCCTCATCAAAGAGGAACTGTCAGAGATCAAGGAGCAGTACGGTAATCCCAGGCGCACCCAGATCATTGAAGGCGGGGTGTCACTGGAAAATGAAGACCTGATACCTGTAGAAGATGTGGTAGTGACCATCTCCAACAGCGGGTATATCAAACGACAACCAATCGATACCTACAAACAGCAGCATCGTGGCGGGCGGGGAATTATCGGCATGGATACCAAGGAAGCCGATTTCGTGGAGGACCTATTCGTGGCGTCCACCCATGATTATATCCTATTCTTCACTGACAGGGGCCGGATACACTGGCTTAAAGTATATGCGATACCTGATGCGTCTCGTCAGAGCCGGGGTAAGGCCATAATCAACCTGATCGAAGTTGCCAGCAATGAGAAGATCACTGCTCAGATACCTGTCAAATCCTTTGAAGATGGTCAATATCTGGTCATGGCCACAAGATGCGGTGTAGTTAATAAAACTGAGCTGTCCGCTTTTAAAAACCCCCGGCGCGGAGGCATTATTGCTATTAACCTGGATGAAGGTGACGAACTGCAGACTGTCAAACTGACAGACGGATCCAAGGATATTATTATAGGTACCCGCCACGGCAAAGCCATCAGGTTTTCAGAGACCGATGTACGGGTCACGGGACGAAGCTCCCGGGGTGTGCGCGGTATCAGGCTTGTAGGTGATAATCATGTGGTCGGGATGGACATTGTTAAGGAAGATACTACGCTTTTGACCATTACTGAGAACGGGTTCGGAAAACGCACGCCCTTTGAAGAGTACAGGAATATTAACAGGGGCGGCCAGGGCGTAATAACAATAACCACAAATTTCCGTAATGGTCTTGTGGTGGATGTGAAGGCTGTGAATGAAAATGATGAGCTCATGGTGACCACTTCCAATGGCATTATTATCAGGTTGCCCGTATCTGATATCAGAGTACAGGGCCGCAATACCCAGGGTGTTAAGATAATGAATGTAAAAGGCAGCGATAAAGTGATGGCAGTAGCCCGTATAATGGGGGAAGTCAGCGATATTGAAAAAGATAATATATTATAA
- the gyrB gene encoding DNA topoisomerase (ATP-hydrolyzing) subunit B, with translation MTDKQYDAGKIQVLEGLEAVRKRPSMYVGSTDTRGLHHLVYEVVDNSIDEALAGFCSNINVTINRDNTVTVLDDGRGIPVDLHTKYQKSALEVVMTMLHAGGKFDTDTYKVSGGLHGVGVSVVNALSEWMEVEVYRNGKVYSQRYQRGKAMAELAVIGETDKTGTQITFKADYEIFETLDISFETISKRLREMAYLNKGIKIFIKDERTGDEKLFHYEGGIVAFVEHLNKNKNPLHEPPIYFQKSKNSTQVEIAIQYNDSYTETVFSFANNINTHEGGTHLSGFKAALTRTANDYAKDRGLIKGSDKLSGEDIREGLTAIISVKLTNPQFEGQTKTKLGNSDVKGIVETLVGEGLGEFLEENPKEAEKIISKSVIAAQARDAARKARELTRRKSALEISSLPGKLADCSEKDASKCEVYLVEGDSAGGSAKQGRSRAFQAILPLRGKILNVEKARLNKILKNNEIRALITAIGTGLGDDFDIEKARYHKIIIMTDADVDGAHIRTLLLTFLYRYMKQLIEVGYVYIAQPPLYRLKKGKVTHYVYNDAEKDRKMEEIGNQGVNVQRFKGLGEMNPDQLWETTMNPDTRTLVKVMLENAIEADEIFTILMGDKVEPRREFIEKHAMEVKNLDI, from the coding sequence ATGACAGATAAACAGTATGACGCCGGCAAGATCCAGGTGCTTGAAGGACTGGAAGCTGTCCGGAAGCGGCCCAGCATGTATGTCGGCAGCACAGATACCAGGGGCCTTCACCATCTGGTGTATGAGGTTGTGGATAACAGTATCGATGAGGCACTTGCGGGATTTTGCTCCAATATCAACGTGACCATAAACCGGGACAATACCGTGACAGTGCTGGACGACGGCCGGGGTATTCCCGTTGACCTGCACACAAAATACCAAAAATCAGCCCTTGAAGTGGTAATGACCATGCTCCACGCGGGCGGTAAGTTCGATACTGATACTTACAAGGTGTCTGGAGGGCTGCACGGCGTGGGCGTGTCGGTGGTGAATGCACTGTCCGAATGGATGGAAGTTGAAGTATACCGCAACGGTAAGGTATATTCGCAGCGGTACCAGCGCGGTAAAGCAATGGCTGAACTGGCTGTGATCGGTGAAACCGATAAGACCGGGACCCAGATCACGTTCAAAGCAGATTATGAGATATTCGAGACCCTGGATATCAGTTTTGAGACCATTTCCAAACGCCTCAGGGAAATGGCTTACCTGAACAAAGGAATAAAGATTTTCATTAAAGATGAACGGACCGGCGATGAGAAACTGTTCCACTATGAAGGCGGTATCGTAGCCTTTGTGGAACACTTGAATAAGAACAAGAACCCACTGCACGAGCCCCCCATTTATTTTCAGAAATCCAAGAACAGCACGCAGGTCGAAATAGCTATCCAGTACAACGACAGCTATACTGAGACCGTATTTTCATTTGCCAATAATATCAATACTCATGAAGGAGGCACCCACCTCAGCGGGTTCAAGGCTGCCCTGACAAGAACTGCAAACGATTATGCCAAGGACAGGGGGCTCATAAAAGGCAGTGACAAACTCTCTGGTGAGGATATCAGGGAGGGGCTGACCGCTATTATCAGCGTAAAACTTACCAATCCCCAGTTCGAAGGCCAGACTAAAACGAAATTGGGCAACAGCGATGTCAAAGGTATTGTTGAGACCCTGGTAGGAGAGGGATTGGGCGAGTTCCTGGAGGAGAATCCCAAGGAAGCTGAGAAGATCATTTCAAAATCAGTGATAGCTGCCCAGGCCAGGGATGCTGCCCGCAAAGCCCGGGAACTGACCCGGCGAAAAAGCGCGCTGGAAATCTCCTCGCTGCCAGGCAAACTGGCTGACTGCAGCGAAAAGGACGCTTCCAAATGTGAAGTTTATCTGGTAGAAGGAGACAGTGCCGGCGGGTCGGCCAAGCAGGGCCGAAGCCGCGCGTTCCAGGCCATACTGCCTCTCAGGGGTAAGATCCTGAACGTAGAGAAGGCCAGGCTGAACAAGATATTGAAGAACAATGAGATACGCGCTCTGATCACAGCCATTGGCACTGGTCTTGGTGATGATTTTGACATTGAAAAGGCCAGGTACCACAAGATCATTATAATGACCGATGCAGACGTGGACGGTGCCCATATCAGGACCCTGCTTTTAACGTTCTTATACCGTTATATGAAACAGCTCATCGAGGTCGGGTACGTGTATATAGCCCAGCCACCTCTGTACCGTTTAAAGAAGGGAAAGGTCACTCATTACGTGTACAATGATGCCGAAAAGGACCGGAAAATGGAGGAAATAGGGAACCAGGGTGTCAATGTACAGCGTTTCAAAGGTCTGGGTGAGATGAACCCTGACCAGCTCTGGGAGACCACCATGAACCCCGATACAAGGACACTGGTCAAGGTCATGCTGGAAAATGCCATAGAGGCTGATGAGATATTCACTATACTAATGGGTGACAAGGTCGAGCCAAGGCGTGAATTTATAGAAAAGCACGCCATGGAGGTAAAGAACCTTGACATCTGA
- a CDS encoding DNA topoisomerase IV subunit A, with protein MNNLRQERDKIAKQSLLGLVDGFYQQLEDQTIPTLVLPTRTKNNIEYNDESEVWVYGDKESARSAKTVKGARQILKMSYTAELLIKEHLENNRGSTLRELYYISENWDIAKFNEQPESDRMIEDLEIVTSMQREDFHMRPEEDGATVFGDLRLKETTKRGERIIHCRNDVGEGGYQIPFSVDNVEFLDHDAKFIIAIETGGMYARLIENGFDEEHNAILVHLKGQPARSTRRTLKRLNEELNLPVVVFTDGDPWSYRIFASVAYGAIKSAHMSEYMATPAARFIGVQPSDIVEYDLSTDKLTDQDIKALRSELSDPRFDSEYWKTQIKLQLDIGKKAEQQAFAGKGLDFVTQRYLPERLTEMGIM; from the coding sequence TTGAATAACCTGCGTCAGGAGAGGGATAAGATCGCAAAACAATCCTTGCTGGGTCTGGTGGATGGATTCTACCAGCAGCTTGAAGACCAGACCATCCCAACACTTGTACTTCCCACCCGTACTAAAAACAATATTGAATATAACGATGAGAGCGAGGTCTGGGTCTATGGCGATAAAGAGAGTGCCCGCAGTGCAAAGACTGTCAAGGGTGCCAGGCAGATACTGAAAATGTCCTATACAGCCGAATTGTTGATTAAGGAGCATCTGGAGAACAACCGGGGATCCACGTTAAGGGAGCTGTACTACATCTCTGAGAACTGGGACATTGCCAAGTTCAATGAACAGCCCGAAAGTGACCGCATGATCGAGGATTTGGAGATCGTTACGTCCATGCAGAGGGAAGATTTCCACATGCGACCTGAAGAGGACGGGGCCACGGTGTTCGGCGACCTTCGACTGAAGGAGACCACCAAGCGGGGCGAGCGGATCATCCACTGCCGGAACGATGTGGGTGAAGGCGGGTACCAGATCCCGTTCAGTGTGGATAATGTAGAATTTTTAGATCACGATGCGAAATTCATCATAGCCATAGAGACCGGCGGTATGTATGCCCGGCTTATCGAGAACGGGTTTGATGAGGAGCATAATGCCATCCTGGTCCACCTGAAGGGACAGCCTGCCAGAAGCACGCGGCGGACATTGAAGCGGCTCAACGAGGAGTTGAACCTTCCTGTGGTGGTGTTCACTGACGGCGACCCCTGGAGTTACCGCATATTTGCCAGCGTGGCATACGGTGCCATCAAGAGCGCACACATGTCAGAATACATGGCCACTCCTGCGGCCCGGTTCATAGGCGTGCAGCCAAGCGACATTGTGGAATACGATCTTTCTACCGATAAGCTCACAGACCAGGATATCAAAGCCCTGCGCAGTGAACTGTCAGACCCCAGGTTCGATTCCGAGTACTGGAAGACCCAGATAAAATTGCAGCTCGATATAGGAAAAAAGGCAGAACAGCAGGCTTTTGCCGGAAAAGGCCTGGATTTCGTGACACAGCGGTACCTGCCCGAGCGGCTCACTGAAATGGGTATTATGTAA